One genomic segment of Sanyastnella coralliicola includes these proteins:
- a CDS encoding protein adenylyltransferase SelO encodes MPKALKNTYLENLPPTLFTAQIPISVAKPEMVVFNGELAKELGVEETFADESKAALILAGNELMEGSRPISQAYAGHQFAHFNRLGDGRAVLLGEIQTDNGLYDLQLKGSGQTPYSRRGDGRATLYSMLREYLMSEAMHALGISTTRSLSVVKTGEDVYREHIHDGGILSRVAASHIRVGTFEYARYLGGEKDSEKLLEYTIKRHYPLLVSEDNLALALLQKVMQQQSELINHWLRVGFIHGVMNTDNVSIAGETIDYGPCAFMNVYHPQTVFSSIDRNGRYAFANQPNIAFWNLKIFANALLPLIDEDEKVAVSKAEEVLGKFPQLFSKSYLKMMTDKLGIQNHMQEDASLVEDCLRLLQKHKVDYTNFFTELRTNGSLIQVLREDTDFNAWHIQWEKARVRLSNLEESEALMIATNPMVIPRNHLVEEALVAAVKGDMNPFHDLLKALADPYNERLTPQELPVGVDEGYQTFCGT; translated from the coding sequence ATGCCTAAAGCCTTAAAAAACACCTACCTCGAAAACCTACCACCAACTCTTTTCACTGCTCAAATCCCAATCTCGGTAGCGAAGCCTGAAATGGTGGTTTTCAATGGTGAATTGGCGAAAGAGCTAGGCGTAGAAGAGACCTTCGCGGATGAATCGAAAGCGGCGTTAATTCTTGCGGGGAATGAGTTGATGGAAGGGAGTAGGCCGATCTCACAGGCATATGCAGGACATCAATTCGCTCACTTCAATCGTCTTGGTGATGGACGTGCGGTGCTCTTGGGAGAGATTCAAACTGATAATGGACTGTATGATCTTCAGCTGAAAGGTTCCGGACAAACGCCATATTCAAGAAGGGGAGATGGAAGGGCTACACTCTATTCGATGTTGCGTGAGTACCTCATGAGTGAAGCGATGCATGCGCTCGGGATCTCTACGACGAGAAGCTTGTCGGTGGTGAAGACAGGGGAGGACGTTTACCGCGAGCACATTCATGATGGAGGAATCTTATCTCGTGTAGCTGCCAGCCACATTCGAGTAGGCACCTTCGAGTATGCGCGCTACCTAGGAGGTGAAAAGGATTCAGAAAAGCTCTTGGAGTATACCATCAAGAGACATTATCCATTGTTGGTTAGCGAGGATAATTTAGCCTTGGCTCTTCTTCAGAAAGTGATGCAGCAGCAAAGCGAATTGATCAACCATTGGCTTCGTGTGGGATTCATTCACGGGGTCATGAATACAGACAACGTCTCGATTGCTGGGGAAACCATCGACTATGGTCCGTGTGCGTTTATGAACGTGTATCATCCGCAAACGGTGTTTAGTTCCATTGACCGTAATGGCCGATATGCCTTTGCGAACCAACCGAACATTGCGTTCTGGAACCTCAAAATCTTCGCGAATGCCTTGCTTCCATTGATCGATGAAGACGAAAAAGTTGCAGTATCCAAAGCTGAAGAGGTCTTAGGGAAGTTCCCGCAGCTGTTCTCGAAGTCATACCTCAAGATGATGACTGATAAACTGGGTATTCAAAACCACATGCAAGAAGACGCCAGTCTGGTCGAAGACTGCCTTCGTCTCCTCCAAAAGCACAAGGTCGACTACACCAACTTCTTCACTGAGTTAAGAACGAACGGTTCCCTCATTCAGGTGCTAAGAGAGGACACAGACTTCAACGCATGGCACATCCAATGGGAAAAAGCACGCGTCCGACTTTCAAACCTAGAGGAAAGTGAAGCGCTCATGATAGCCACCAATCCTATGGTCATCCCTCGAAATCACTTGGTCGAAGAAGCCCTAGTGGCCGCTGTCAAGGGAGACATGAATCCGTTTCACGATCTATTAAAGGCGCTGGCTGATCCGTATAATGAAAGGCTAACACCGCAGGAGCTGCCCGTGGGGGTGGATGAGGGGTATCAAACCTTTTGTGGGACTTAG